A stretch of the Corylus avellana chromosome ca6, CavTom2PMs-1.0 genome encodes the following:
- the LOC132185075 gene encoding glutamate receptor 2.7-like: MILIPPSTIYCCNTEAQNSENYTNLVAAIELIDSKQVHAIIGTLTFQEAAIISDMGKATKDIPILSLISPAFIPPVEPLQPPFFIQMANDVNLHMKCIAAIVGHFNWRKVTTIYENNNGFSSDPAGTILTLLSDSLRAVGSEIEQHSTLPSLSSLSSDPKSAIVEELKKLQSKSNRVFVVLLSSIELAILLFEKANQMGMMEKGNVWIVTDEIASLLDSVDSSITYNMQGVLGYKTIFESSSEKFKQFKIKSRKNYGMKYPEEEKANPSIFALRAYDATWAIAQAITISQRRETPKTLWENFLSNIFEGLSGKIIFKNSKLSKLPIFRIINVVGKSYKEIAFWSPEFGFSKNFTEHDGEKVRVFNGSINGVMGPVFWPGGQQTVPKGWTYDVIEGKPLKIGVPARGAFNQFVRLTYDKETNRTFITGFSIDVFEAVVERLPYQLPYVLVPFNRSYDDMVQLGLDGAVGDIEIMADRMQYAEFTLPYIVSGLVMVVTVKPDKLREKWLFFKVFTKKMWLLMVAMHLFIGLVIWLIENGGNPEFEGFGAMLWFSVTVLFFIQREPIKNNLSRFVLAPWFFMILIVSASFTASLTSRMTVSQFKPSVLDIETLQRTNAPVGCNGNSFIVRYLINVLNFKPENIRGVCSINDCPQAFERGEIQAAFFVGPHAKVFLAKYCKGYTATEPTFSLVFSKDSPLVFDISKVTLEVIQTGEMQQLERNLLSSNNCSSTSNLNVDPELGPEPFYGLFGISGAISALAFLITVASLKRNQQLRMHFIPAAFIDNRVVIWAIIFLSRIYVRCQSPYRRRSIVVPVP, translated from the exons ATGATTCTCATTCCACCATCCACTATATATTGTTGCAATACAGAAGCACAAAATAGtgaaaattatacaaatttGGTTGCAGCAATTGAACTCATTGACAGCAAACAAGTGCATGCCATCATCGGAACATTAACATTTCAGGAAGCTGCTATAATCTCTGATATGGGTAAAGCCACCAAGGATATCCCTATCCTATCGCTAATTTCACCGGCTTTTATCCCGCCGGTAGAACCACTTCAACCgccatttttcattcaaatggcCAACGACGTCAACCTCCACATGAAGTGTATTGCCGCCATTGTAGGCCACTTTAACTGGCGAAAGGTGACAACAATTTATGAAAACAATAACGGTTTTTCCAGTGATCCTGCAGGAACAATATTAACTCTCCTTTCTGATTCACTCCGAGCTGTTGGCTCAGAGATTGAACAACACTCAACTTTACCTTCCCTATCTTCTCTGTCATCAGACCCAAAATCAGCCATTGTAGAAGAGCTTAAAAAACTACAGAGCAAGAGCAACAGGGTCTTCGTAGTTCTTCTGTCTTCTATAGAGTTAGCTATTTTGCTTTTTGAGAAGGCAAACCAAATGGGTATGATGGAAAAAGGCAACGTATGGATTGTAACAGATGAGATTGCAAGCCTTCTTGATTCTGTTGATTCTTCAATCACATACAACATGCAAGGCGTGCTTGGTTATAAGACTATTTTTGAGTCTTCTAGTGAAAAATTCAAGCAGTTTAAAATCAAATCCCGAAAGAATTATGGAATGAAGTACCCAGAAGAAGAGAAAGCTAATCCAAGCATTTTTGCGCTTCGTGCTTATGATGCAACATGGGCTATTGCTCAGGCCATTACGATATCACAAAGAAGGGAAACCCCAAAAACATTATGGGAAAATTTTTTGTCCAATATCTTCGAAGGTCTAAGTGGCAAGATAATCTTCAAGAATagtaaattgtcaaaattacCCATCTTTCGAATCATTAATGTGGTTGGCAAAAGCTACAAGGAGATAGCATTCTGGTCACCAGAATTTGGTTTCTCTAAGAACTTTACAGAGCATGATGGGGAGAAAGTACGAGTTTTTAATGGTTCTATTAATGGAGTAATGGGTCCAGTATTTTGGCCAGGTGGCCAGCAAACAGTGCCAAAGGGTTGGACTTACGATGTAATTGAGGGGAAACCATTGAAGATAGGGGTTCCTGCCAGGGGTGCATTTAATCAGTTTGTGAGATTAACTTATGACAAGGAGACGAACAGAACATTCATCACTGGTTTTTCAATTGATGTGTTTGAAGCAGTTGTGGAACGTCTCCCTTACCAATTGCCTTATGTTTTGGTCCCTTTCAACCGATCATATGATGATATGGTGCAACTG GGCTTGGATGGAGCAGTTGGTGATATAGAAATCATGGCAGATCGAATGCAATATGCAGAATTTACTCTACCATATATCGTATCTGGACTTGTGATGGTAGTCACTGTGAAACCAGATAAGCTCAGAGAAAAATGGCTGTTCTTCAAGgtctttaccaaaaaaatgtgGCTACTCATGGTGGCGATGCATCTATTCATAGGGTTAGtaatttggttgattgaaaaTGGAGGCAATCCTGAATTTGAGGGCTTCGGTGCTATGCTTTGGTTTTCTGTCACTGTCCTTTTCTTCATACAAA GAGAACCAATTAAGAACAATTTGTCTCGTTTTGTGTTGGCGCCATGGTTTTTTATGATTCTAATTGTTTCGGCCAGTTTCACAGCAAGCCTCACATCCAGAATGACTGTCTCTCAGTTTAAACCGTCTGTGCTAGATATTGAAACACTTCAAAGAACAAATGCACCAGTTGGGTGTAATGGGAATTCATTCATTGTAAGATATTTGATCAACGTCTTGAATTTTAAGCCTGAGAATATCAGGGGAGTTTGCTCCATAAACGACTGCCCTCAAGCGTTTGAGAGAGGGGAAATTCAAGCAGCTTTTTTTGTTGGCCCGCATGCTAAAGTCTTCCTTGCTAAGTACTGCAAAGGTTACACTGCAACAGAACCCACTTTTAGTCTG GTTTTCTCCAAAGATTCTCCTTTGGTTTTTGACATTTCAAAGGTAACCCTTGAAGTGATACAGACGGGAGAAATGCAACAACTAGAAAGAAACTTGCTCTCCTCTAATAACTGCTCCTCTACGTCCAACTTGAACGTTGATCCAGAATTAGGCCCTGAGCCTTTCTATGGCCTGTTTGGCATTTCAGGTGCCATTTCTGCGCTTGCATTCTTAATCACTGTGGCCAGTCTGAAGCGAAACCAACAGCTGAGAATGCACTTCATACCAGCAGCATTCATAGATAACAGAGTTGTAATATGGGcaatcatttttctctctcGAATCTATGTCAGGTGTCAATCTCCCTACAGAAGAAGGAGCATCGTAGTCCCTGTCCCATAA